Within Candidatus Methylomirabilota bacterium, the genomic segment CGTGCTCGCCTCGCTGCGCACGCCGGCCGCCGTGCTCCTCGAGCGCCAGCTCGCCTACCTGCCGCTCACGATCGCCGAGACCGCCGACACCGTAGTCTTCTACGCGGTCGCGGTCGCCGCGGCCTTCGCGGGCGCCGGGCTCTGGAGCTTCGTGTGGGGCGCGCTCCTCGCGCGTCTGGCCAACGTGGCGATCGTCTGGGGCGCGGCGCCCCTCCGGCCGCGCCCGGCCTGGCGGACGCACGAGCTCGCGCCGGTGCTGCGGTTCGGCCTGCCGTTCCAGGGGAACGCTCTGGTCACGACCGCGCGCGACGCGAGCATGCCGGTCGTCGTCACGGCGTGGAGCGGCGTCGCCGGGGTCGGCTTCCTCAATTGGGCGTTGACGCTCGCGTTCCAGCCGCTTCAGCTCGTGACGATCGCGGGCAAGGTCCTCTTTCCGGCTCTGTCCCGCGTGCAGGACGACGCCGCGCGGTTCGCGCGAGCGACCGAGCGTGCACTCAACCGCATCACCACCGTGCTCTATCCGGCGGCGCTCCTGCTGCTCGCGGGAGCCGATCCGATCGTGAGATTCGTCTACGGAGACGCGTGGGTGCCGGCGATCCCCGCGGTGCAGCTCTTCTGTGTCACCACGCTCCTGGGCGGAACCTCCACGATCCTCGTCCACGCGCTCTACGGCCTCGGCCGCGCCGACCTCGTCTTCCGCTTGAGCCTCGGCTGGGCGGCGCTCGTCTGGAGCCTCACGCTGGCGCTGGTCCCTCGGCTC encodes:
- a CDS encoding oligosaccharide flippase family protein yields the protein MTPPGAPGLRGRTLRGFILLAAQRVASLLVIAAGGIALARLLTPADFGFYAIFSFVIGLCVTLSDLGLGAALVQRRDLDPAVTLGTTFTLNLALATALAVGLALLAPVVTRWLGAAADVTAPLRCLAPLIVLASLRTPAAVLLERQLAYLPLTIAETADTVVFYAVAVAAAFAGAGLWSFVWGALLARLANVAIVWGAAPLRPRPAWRTHELAPVLRFGLPFQGNALVTTARDASMPVVVTAWSGVAGVGFLNWALTLAFQPLQLVTIAGKVLFPALSRVQDDAARFARATERALNRITTVLYPAALLLLAGADPIVRFVYGDAWVPAIPAVQLFCVTTLLGGTSTILVHALYGLGRADLVFRLSLGWAALVWSLTLALVPRLGFLGFAVASVGVSLTSVAPLLVLRRSVPIRFLPAVRVPFAAALLSALAFGTLAEVWIHDLLSLLIGGGVSLAAYVGLVLLLGGAAWRVELVADWRTALQG